From a region of the Odoribacter splanchnicus DSM 20712 genome:
- a CDS encoding tetratricopeptide repeat protein → MANFLKSLFFGETDESEETKLNRNFDVLKYDGIKALKIGKNTYAIRCFNEALKLKEDVEVLEHLVGAYNREDRMEEAIETAGRLVDIEPDNIPVLLMRANLNFMAEKYEAAIADCNRVIALDATNASAYYLAAKAKKAAGDVLGTIVSLSQAITIKEDFAEALLLRAEMMLSTRDYKDGLQDIEKVIGLMPEEENAFLIRGRLHEALGDDQAAEQDYEVVTGLNPFNEQAYLQLGTLYIAREQPDKAIELFDEAIELKPEFARAYSERGRAKLMKGDKNGSVEDLKKALELNPEGEEAQKINGKFSNFEDMYSNRIL, encoded by the coding sequence ATGGCTAATTTTCTGAAATCTTTATTCTTCGGAGAAACAGATGAATCCGAAGAGACTAAATTGAACCGCAATTTCGATGTATTGAAATACGATGGTATCAAAGCATTGAAGATCGGTAAGAATACTTATGCTATCCGTTGTTTCAATGAAGCATTGAAATTGAAAGAGGATGTGGAAGTACTCGAACATTTGGTCGGGGCCTATAACCGCGAAGATCGGATGGAAGAAGCGATAGAAACGGCAGGACGTTTGGTCGATATCGAGCCTGATAATATTCCTGTCTTGTTAATGAGGGCCAACCTGAATTTTATGGCTGAAAAATATGAAGCGGCCATTGCCGATTGTAACCGGGTAATTGCTTTGGATGCAACCAATGCTTCGGCTTATTATCTGGCTGCGAAGGCTAAAAAAGCTGCTGGCGATGTATTGGGAACGATCGTCTCTTTGTCTCAGGCGATTACGATAAAGGAGGATTTTGCCGAAGCATTGTTGCTGAGGGCAGAGATGATGCTGTCTACTCGGGATTATAAAGATGGATTACAGGATATCGAAAAGGTGATCGGTTTGATGCCCGAAGAAGAAAACGCTTTTTTGATCCGGGGGCGTCTGCATGAAGCTTTGGGTGACGATCAGGCTGCAGAGCAGGATTATGAAGTGGTGACCGGGCTGAATCCTTTTAACGAACAAGCGTATCTGCAACTGGGAACGCTTTATATTGCCCGTGAACAACCGGATAAGGCCATCGAACTATTCGATGAAGCGATAGAATTGAAACCGGAATTTGCGCGTGCTTACAGTGAGCGGGGACGGGCAAAACTGATGAAAGGAGATAAAAACGGTTCTGTCGAAGATTTGAAAAAAGCACTCGAACTGAATCCCGAAGGAGAAGAAGCACAGAAAATAAACGGAAAGTTTTCTAACTTCGAAGACATGTATTCGAATCGGATTTTATAA
- a CDS encoding cation diffusion facilitator family transporter has product MSHDHHDHRSLGITSLNKAFVIGIVLNAGFVVAEFIAGFWYNSLGLISDAGHNLGDVFSLVLAMLAFRLAKVSPTLRYTYGYKKSTILVSLLNAVILLVAVGFILGESIDKLFHPRPVDGDAVAWVAGVGVLVNALTAWLFVKDKEKDLNVKGAYLHMAADALVSVGVVVSGIVIQHTGWYMMDPLTGILIALFIVYSTWGLLRDSLRLSLDGVPQGISYDRIGQIISTTPGVDSFHHMHIWGLSTTEIALTAHIVVADMVEMEQIKSELKCRLQKAGIGHATLELELPGQPCQKEPCH; this is encoded by the coding sequence ATGTCACACGACCATCATGACCACCGATCCCTTGGGATTACTTCGCTGAATAAAGCTTTTGTCATAGGTATTGTTTTAAATGCCGGATTTGTCGTTGCCGAATTTATTGCCGGTTTTTGGTATAATTCATTGGGATTGATTTCGGATGCCGGGCATAATCTGGGAGATGTGTTCAGTTTGGTATTGGCCATGCTGGCTTTTCGTCTGGCTAAAGTGAGTCCGACTTTGAGATATACTTACGGTTATAAGAAAAGTACGATTCTGGTTTCTCTGCTGAATGCAGTTATTTTGTTGGTCGCTGTCGGATTTATTTTGGGGGAGAGTATAGATAAATTATTCCATCCTCGTCCGGTAGATGGAGATGCCGTGGCGTGGGTAGCCGGAGTCGGAGTGTTGGTCAATGCGCTGACTGCCTGGTTGTTTGTGAAAGACAAAGAAAAAGATCTGAATGTAAAAGGGGCCTATTTGCATATGGCTGCCGACGCATTGGTTTCTGTCGGGGTAGTTGTCTCGGGAATTGTTATTCAGCATACCGGCTGGTATATGATGGACCCGTTGACCGGCATACTGATCGCTCTTTTTATCGTCTATTCCACCTGGGGATTATTGCGCGATAGTCTTCGTTTGTCGTTGGACGGGGTGCCTCAGGGAATCAGCTATGACCGGATCGGGCAGATTATTTCAACTACTCCCGGGGTGGATAGTTTCCATCACATGCATATCTGGGGGTTGAGTACGACAGAAATTGCTCTGACTGCGCATATCGTCGTTGCAGATATGGTAGAAATGGAACAGATAAAAAGTGAACTAAAATGCCGGTTACAGAAGGCCGGCATCGGACATGCTACTTTAGAATTGGAGCTGCCCGGACAACCTTGTCAAAAGGAACCCTGTCATTAA
- a CDS encoding threonine/serine exporter family protein, whose translation MNTEFGLSVLFDGFLAAIAAIGFAVISNPPKKAVFIAALLAAVGHACRYYLLHQTPLDLTSSTLIAAFTIGMGSMWFAKLIHCPAEVFSFPSLLPMIPGMYAYKTILALIRFMKNDDPLVLQQLIVEIFRNGLTALFVLFALVIGVSLPLFIFYKQSFMMTRLLHRKKSA comes from the coding sequence ATGAATACTGAATTTGGGTTGTCGGTCTTGTTCGACGGTTTTTTAGCTGCAATTGCCGCTATCGGTTTTGCTGTGATTTCGAATCCTCCGAAAAAAGCGGTCTTTATAGCAGCTTTATTGGCAGCGGTTGGGCATGCTTGTCGCTACTACCTTCTCCATCAGACTCCTTTGGATCTTACTTCTTCTACCCTGATCGCTGCTTTTACGATTGGGATGGGAAGCATGTGGTTCGCCAAATTGATTCATTGTCCGGCCGAGGTATTCTCTTTCCCTTCTCTCTTGCCTATGATTCCGGGTATGTATGCTTATAAAACAATTTTAGCTCTGATTCGTTTTATGAAAAATGACGACCCGCTGGTGTTGCAACAGTTGATCGTAGAAATTTTCCGGAATGGCTTGACGGCTTTATTCGTACTGTTTGCTTTGGTCATCGGAGTTTCGCTGCCCTTGTTTATATTTTATAAACAATCTTTTATGATGACCCGCCTTTTGCATCGGAAAAAGTCGGCTTGA